The DNA segment TTGATATTCTTGTGGTTAATATAACGGTTTTCTCTTCAATTTCTTCCTTTGCAGCTCGCATCATAAACAGGTAAGGGCCATGAATGGATTATTATTATGGAGTTTATATgttgaaattattattattatttttcgttattaataaattaattattaatatttaaaaatatagactaaaatatattattagattattaaattaaatttataattaaaaataataaattctgatgattatctaatattttttaatagtatatTGTTGACTAATATATTAGATGATACAGTAGTTTTACCATTTCATTTATCGAAACAATTATTATAGTTTAtcttagaaatataattattataagatGATAATttaggtgcagtcgactttatgtgaagttgatagttgagagctattaaatgaaaatttagtcaaatcaatcaaatcatctaacgactctcaattatcaacttcacgtgaagtcgactacacacacctgagtttccaccttattataattgattatttgTTGTATTTTACATATTCACCTATTTAAAACtacatattatattttattagaataTCAAGAATTATTATCTGAATTCAATtactattttactttttttctattttcttaccAAGATTTACTTTGACTTTTTACTTTAATAACTCTTACTAATTCTTAATATCTTTGTTTCGGTTATGAATTACACCTGTCTTTGAGATACTAACATGATacatctaatataaaaaaaaaatatgtgctGCAAAGAATATAAGGGACGGATACTGGAACAAacatatatttgaaaaaaataaaaataaaaataaattatgatacTATTAAACTTGATAAATATTAGGttttagtaaatattttttattattttataacatgtaatatataataaattttgtgtatatttcaaaaattaaatatattattttaaaagtttaattttgatgactGATCTTTATTTTAGATAACTATTCTtgctattaatataaaatacagtTAATTTTTGTTACCTAATTAAATGCACGttaagtatattaaaattaaatttttattttaataacccaaattaaattgattaaactTCTAAATCTCTCACCCTATATTAAACAGTATGATGTCTAATAATAATTGAGTTTTCAAACTTTGCATGTGattcactttaatttaatttgttgtgACCACTTTTATTGTTACTATAAATATATAGGTACAAATTGAGGGAGGATATTAAGGTCTTCAACCTGAGCGGGACAGGTTGCAGCGGAAGCATAGTAGCCATAGATTTGGTGCATCGTCTTCTGAAGACGGTGCACAAGAACTGCCTCGCCGTTGTGGTGAGTACAGAGTGCCTCAGCCAGTCATGGTACTGCGGCAAGGTAACCTCCATGATGCTATCTAACTGTCTGTTTCGCTCCGGCGGTGGCTGCTTGCTCCTCACTAACAACCCCTCCCTGAAGCCAAATGCAATTCTGAGGCTAAAGCATGTGGAAAGAACCCACCTTGGAGCAAGTGATGAAGCTTACGGTTCTGCCATGATGGTGGAAGATGAACAAGGGTAACGAAAACTTTGCCATGCATGTATACaactataaattaaaattatataattagtaTTAATATCCCTATTTCGCGTCTTAGTAGTATATACGTGTCTTTACTTCTTTTTAGTGATATAGCTGGAGTGGATCATCTCCAGTGAAAAAAAACTGATGGTGTTATTTGTGATCTCTCaccttttattgttcttttttttatatttatttttgcttCTACTTATAAAGTCAatagtgagagatcacacttcaTTTTCTTAAGTGTTAAAAAAACTAGAGAAAATTCATTTTCGTGATCTAGCTACTACAATGTTAggaatttgataatttgcaaaaaaaaaaattactaactattaaattaaatttggttcATATATCAATTATTTAGTTTTCTCCTCTAATTACTAGTAGTGGGTTGATAGACATATACCTTTGTTTTGATTTAGATTTACAAATAATGGTTACTTTTTTAGATGCATAGTAGTTATGATTATGAaactttaataattatttatttgtattttagttAAATGTATTTATAGATCTGaaaatgatttattttgttAGGCCAGTTTTTAGAGACCAAATTTCATTTAGGAACCCAATcatctttatatatgtatatgtatagaaTAGATATAGATATTATCacttttgaataaatatttatttttgtattatataattatataattttatttaatatataacatcctaatttttcataaattaaatttaccGTATTTTTCATATCATAATCTTTGTATGTTAATACTGTATCCGTATGGTGGTGCAAAATAGGCACCAAGGAATCTACCTAAAGAAGAGTGTCCCCAAAGCTGCCTCTGAAGCCTTGAAGGTGAACCTCAAAATAATGGTGCCTAAGATTTTACCATTATGGGAAATTGTGTGCTATTTCACTATGTCCATCTACCATTCAACAATGAAAAGGGGAAATAATAACAAAGGTTTGAATTTCAAGTCAGGGATAGAACATTTTTGTgtgcaccctggaggaagagcagTGATTGATGAAATTAGTAAGGGTCTTGGGCTAAATGACTATGATATTGAGCCATCAAGAATGACAATTCACCGTTGGGGCAACACATCTTCAAGTGGGGTATGGTATGTTTTGAGTTACATGGAAGCAAAAAAGAGGCTTAAGAAAGGTGATAGGGTTCTTATGATTGGGCTTGGGTCAGGGTTTAAGTGTTGTAGCTGTGTTTGGGAAGTTATGAGGGATTTGGAGGGTAATGTTGGTAATAATGTGTGGATGGATTGCATTGATAATTATCCTCCAAATAAATTAGGTACCATCTTTGTCAATGACGATCAAATTTTAGCTAGCATCAAAAGTGGGTAAAAATAGAACTCACTATGAAAGGAAAATGTAATAACtcgaagaaataaaataaaaattaattatttatgttacttTTTACCTATATAATTATTTGTATAttgtattgaaaaaaaaaaatcatgcaaacaaaatattaattatttatgttaatttttaccTATATAAATGCTTTCTTTTGTAAGACATGTTTATATGGtttcatttttattgtttttaaatatttgttgaaaaAGCCATTAacatagtaaaataaataacattcaATCAAGTTGAAAAGTAAAATGTTAAAGTAATGTATatgaaatatcaaatatatatagGTGTATCGATGttgtaaaaatctaaaattagcATTTATTATCTGAATCTTCACATAACAttattagtataatttttttttaacaactaTTTAAGAGTAGTGGTATCTATTCTTCAAATTAAAATCTTCGATAGAATCTGAATCGATAACTCTAATCAAAATTAGAATCAAAATCCAAACAAAGCAGTGGGATTTGGAGGTTAGTTAGACAAAAACAATCAAAAATAATAGAGAGTCATTCACGTAAAGACgcttaaaacattttttttaaaaatgtgtttttaataattaatattcaacTTATATAATAGATCAAATTgtgtttttttatcaaaaattagatgaaataaatgatttgattaaaaaatcgATACCAAATCTTGAAccgatttaaattaatatttttttataaaaatgtctATAATACCCCTATGATAGAAAATGACTTAAAATATTTCTACTATATATTTTAAAACTCTAAATTccactctttctcttttctttatgcCATCATAGaattagaatttaagatttttaaaattaatatatataataagaatattttagtcattttttataataagagtattatagtcattttttataaaaaaaagaatattaatttagattggTTCAAGATTTGATTTATCGATTTTCAGTCAAATTGATTTGTTTGgtctaattttaacaaaaataatatagtttaatcaattatataaattaaaatttaattattaaaaaacgtctttaaaaaaaagacgttttaagaGTCTTTACGTAAGCGACTCTAAAATGAATATATGAGCGAGATTAATACAATTGAAGGCACAAGAAAATCATGATATTCATAGCTGAATAATCATTGGCTAAACAATATTTCTCATAATCATAAATGATACTTGTTAATTAAACCCTCATATAATTGATTATTTCTGACATCGGCGATTATCACAAGAACATGATATTTTCGCTAATCATATGCCAACCTTATTGTATCGTATCTAAAGAtgattactaaaaaaatatgataaaaactaAAGGCCTCTTAATTTAATCTAGGCCTTATGTTCATGGACTCAAGCACTTGAAGGAAGTAACTGTGAGGGGAAGGATTTCCGTATTAGAATACTTAAAGTTGATGTCACCGGACCCAATTGGATTGCCATTGTTGACAACACATTCATTGCCACTAACAACCTTTAAAATGTTGGGCGGGACTGGAATGCCtttaagtgattggatgaatgaTCCACAATCGACACGTAGGTCAGTTATCAAACTGGGGCAAGTGTTGACAATGACACCATTGATATCGTTGCTTCCATCATTTTTGCCTTGGGTTATCTTAATGTAGGACACCTTGCATTCCACTGCAGCACAATCTACCACAGCACCATTAATTCCTGAAATGGGAAAAAGGAaatgattatttaaaatatgaacttTTTAAGCGtgttaaaaaaaaacacattttaaaaagatttaattactctattaatttttataattttataaaatttttaattaggtttttatatatttttttaattaaatctttgcaccaaattttattttttaattgaattcatatatttttttgtctttttatttgagtctttataccatttttttttaattgagtcgctgtacaattaaactaattactgttaagaacaatgaaaaaaatttggtataaaaatccaattaaaagaaaaaaatatagaaacctcattaaaaattttgcaaaattataaaatcaacagaataattaaaccttttaaaaaatattttactaaattattataaaaatattttatataatcaataaaatttattatatttttttatcaaaatttagttAACAAAagtcttaaataataaatcatgGTATTATAAAAAGAAGGTGCTGATTAAAGTATTGactaatattgataaaaaaattttagcctCCAATATTTCTCTTactgaaaatataaatatttttatattttaaatgtattaaatacgtcaaaaatttaaaaattttattcttataccattaaaatatatttttaaaataataaatagctaaatcctaaaaatattcataCTTTATGTCTTTTACAGATATAAACatgtttagaaaaaaaattatgtttttcaCCTATTTTACATATTTCATTGGcacagaaaataaattaattataaatgcaTCTTATTTGTATACAATATaagattataatttaaaaaaaaacatatctaataaatattatatttatttcatttatttacAAAAAGATACCTTAATTAGCGAAAGCATAAACAAATCAATTAATTGTTACCCAAGAGTAAAAACATTAGATTTGACTcctttaaagtttgaatttcactttagagagtaaaatgtgattttctactcttgaatagtttctcttttatatttattattggtcctacttataaaatcaataatgagaaatcacactttactctttaaaataaaattcaagttttagaagatccaaatccaaaaatatttgcGTATGTGGGATATTTgctagaatttaattttaaaaaatagggGCAAAAAAGAAGGAGTGGCTGATGATTGTACAAAAAAGTGGAAAACATTAGTGTTAAGAAAAACATTTGAACACATGAAAAATGTAACATATATCATTGACCAAAATGTGAAGAACACATGAAGAACTAACCAGAAACAAAACCGTTAACAAGCATTAGCAGCACTAGAGAAATGGCCCTCCAAAAACATGTCGACATGgttacttttcttttatgctaAAAAGGAAGAATATATGTGCTCTCTCTTTCTGTCTTTCGGCAATGTATCCGGATTAAGACGAATAATGCATATGGAGAGTATATATATACTGTTAGAATAGATTTACCGTGTAGTATATTAATTTAGTATCTAAATAATTAGTATACTTATATATTACAATAATAGTAATattagaaagataaaaaaaatcaaaatttactttatttaatatttattaattattgtaatatagtatctaaataattagaatacttatatattacaataatagtaatattaagaagataaaaaataataaaaatttattttatttaatatttattgattattacaataattaataaattattttcgcTTAAACATATAGTAGTACTCTCctaatgattaattgattattcaaATTCCTGAGACTTTATGTGTTGATAAGTTGAGAACCAATAGCATTTGTTGGTGATACAGACATGGCACTATAGTTATTAGAATCGGACCGAACTGGCCGGTTCAACCGAAAAATCGATGAACCGATAATCTGACCGATTCAAATATGTGTTTGAATCGGATCTGCAATTGAACCGGTCAACGGTGGTCAAACCCGTTAAAAATTGGCCGGTTCAAATTCCAAACCGCACTAGATCCGCGCGGGTCCACAGTGCACCCGCACGCTGTCGTTCCATGCTAATTCGAGCACGGAACAACTATAATACGCACATCCTCTCTTGCCACTGGGCAGCTTGCTTTTCAATATTTTAgttgacaaaaattaaattaataataaactatgaatgaattattttttaataaaaatagtattttttatattaattacgtaaataataataaaatatatatataattaaataataatattttacagCAGGTTtggtatatcaaaattaaatttatattataatttaaactaCAAATTTATTCGAACTAAAAGGATTTTCTGCTGTTACATGTAACGTAGATTTTGTTAAGGAAGATCcgtttattaaatattaatcaacAGGAGCCAGTGGAAAGACCGTTTTATGATCTCTGCATTTATTAGAAGCAACGTAAGACTTACAAGATTTAAAATTTCCAAATTTGAGATACATATGACTATTTGAGAGTGCCCATTACAATACTCCCAAAAGATAACGTTTTAGACGTTTAGGGATACTAAAATcggaaacgaaaaaaaaaaatgggaacctcctttttattttaaccaataatatttattcaaaatttctcttttcattttttttttttggtgtctaaACAAGGAAAGAAACAAAGCAAAAACTATCCTAAATTCGAGCGGATGATTCGTTGGAGATCAACACAAGGCTCAGACCAAATAACATGATTAGAGTTATTCTTGGCACCATATTTAGCCATCCAATCCGCAGCTCTATTTGCTTCTCGGGACACCCATTCAACGTGAACAAGCCAAGGACGAGATAAAAGCTCCTGAATCTTGTGAACCAAATCTGTTACTTCAGATGAATACCCACTTGTAAGCTCATGCATGATGGGCAGAATGTCAAGGCAATCCGTTGCACATATAATATCCCTCAAACCGCAATCCCAAGCTAAAACCAGCCCCCTCCAAGCAGCAAATAATTCACATCTGATTATAGACCAAGGGGGAATGCTTCCAGAGCAGCCCGAGATCCAATCTCCCTTAGAATCtctaataatacacccaaatccCGCTAAATTTGAATCCATATACAAGCTTGCAtcacaattaactttaaaactaTTACCTACCGGTGGTTCCCAACACAGGCAATTTCGGAGAGACCTAAAGGCATTGCTTCGATTCCTGTAAACCTGTAAGTCCTTGGCGGTAATTCTGGCCAAGGCAACAACCTTGTGGTCTGTCCAAGGGTTGTCAGTATTGAATATGTCATTGCACCTATGTCTCCATACCCACCAAAGCCCTGCACCAAAGGACGCCTCATTGTTAGCCAAGGCCTTCCGAAACCACTCTTCAAGAGCAGTACCAGTCGTCGAGTCCAGGATACTAGGATCCAACATATACCAAATTGCCTTTGATCGTTCACAGTCTCTAAGGCAATGCTCCATAGTCTCCTGCGCCTTGTTACATCTCTTACACATATCTGAAGAAGCTAAATGCCGCTTGAATCGAAAGGTCTCAGTTGGTAGAGCATCATGTAAGCCAAGCCACATAGTAAATTTGAACTTCTCTGGAATGTTTGTGTTCCACAACCAGTTCCAATTACTATTGGCATTCCAatttaatgctttctttaatAACCATCTGTAACCCTCCCTTGCACTATACTTTTTTGATGCTGCAGGCCACCACTCCCACTGTGGCTCCAACTCAGTCGAACTAGGATATCTCAGACCACAAATAAACTGCTTAATCTCATGCGGAATAGGCGTGGTAAGACTATCAACCTCCCAAGACACCCCTTTCCACAAGTCAGCCACCATGAAATCTGATTCAGAAATATGTACATAAGGAACAAGGTTGCAAAGTTTACCAAAAGGAGTCCACTCATCATACCAAAAAAAACTAGCGTAAAGACCGTGCATTTATTTGCACGAGACTAAAGTTCACACCAtatctaatattaatattatattttaaaaaaatgatcatactaatttaattattaatataagagaagaaaaaatataatcaagTACTTCATATTTATTTACAACAATTATTTATaccatataataaaaaattatatagattAAATAACAAgtttacatattatatatattttaaattttagaacataaaaaatttagattccaaaatataatatatatttaaaaataatactagaaaattttaaaccacctaaataattacttgtccattaataagaaaataaaatatttttaagacagttcaacatataatttaaaatatgtgTCACACAGAGTACTATATAAAGGCCTTTTTCTATAAGGTCTAAGATCGTTTAATCAACAATTCTATCTGACAGTTAGGTAGGGAGTCGAGTTTCAAGATAATCTTGTCCCCTTTCTTTAAATTGTATACTCTACAATATTCTTTCTATTCAACCCCAAATTTTCATTCTCTATCTCTTCCTCCACTTTTCAGTAAGTGAAAAAAGAATACATTCTTGTCTACGTTGAAAGATGGACTAGTGATCTTCCAAACAGAACCATCTCCAGAAAGTTTAAGATGTGCAACAAATTTTCAGGGTAAATACTGCAATAAATGATTCATAGGTAGGgtaaaaaaagtattttcatATATAATGAATAACAGATACCGAACGAATATTTAATAAGTttgcaagaaaaaaaatcactCTTTTGAGATCAACTTGCAAGTCTAGATTGACTCAAATCCGTATTTGTGACGGTCTTCTCTTAATAAGCATTTGGAGTGTATCTGATTCaggatattttaaatttgttagtcACTACATTAAAAGATATCGATCTGTATCACGATATTAAAATgcaaaagataagaaaaaaagaagttaCATTTTTAGCATTATTCGTTGTCAGACAATTCGCTTGATTCATTACTTTGTTCGCTGACCTCCATTGATGAATTGCTTGCACCACACAAATCTATGGGATTATGAAGATCATCCCCTTTTAGTgtctcatcttcatcatcattttcatcacCGTCTGATGAGTACTCATCATCAGATGATTCAGACACAGACCAAACCATCACATCAGGTGATGAGGGCTCACCATTCCTGTTATACTTTATGTGGAACACTCTTTATATGTTATCAAGTGTTTCTGGGTCCATTAGGTCAGCCACATATGAGTTAGGATCAAGGTAAATCTAGATAGACTAGTTTATGTGATTTCACGGTGAAATAAAAATGTTTTCGAAATTGACATTTAAATTGCACACATGTCCCTCTATTGATAAAATAGAAAGATTTAATCTGTTCAAATGAGGTGTCAATTATAGCAGCTGATCATTGTTTTTTTTCAATTCTAGCACCAAGCAATTATCGAGCTCATCAATGACATAGAACGTTGACCCTAATTCTTCTCCATGAGTTGAAACAAAACTTGGGAGAAGAGCTCTCTCATCCTATATTCGATTTTATTCCTACAGTTAATTCATGTCTAACAAAGTATGGTAAAAATGTATCACATaatattacataattatttaCCAAAGAgggatatgtatatatttaaatCTACCATTATTATCTATTGAGCAAGACCAGAGAACAATAATAAGCTAAATGAAATGGCATTATAATCAACATCACAAAAATAggtaattaactaaaaaaatacatattaggtGTTATTAAATGTCCAGAAAAAAATACTGAAGTTTTGAAAGAAACACTGAAGAGAAATTGTTGTTATCTTGAACCATTATGAAAGCAAAACATTCTACGTAAATATCCAATCATGTTTTTCTGTATCAATAAATGCTGGATTTTTAAAGTTACTAtcattatatatatgattagtaaatattgtatttatttattttgaatgtACATTGAtaacttatcaaaattaatattttataagagTCTCACAAGTCTATTAGAGTTGTTGTAGTCTACACACATTTCAGATTAAAAAGATCAGAAACTCAGAGTTAGCTAATCAAAGTTATCTAATacgcaaaaaaaaaagtatcaaGAGGAGGAAAGTGGAAAAGACCATTAATTGAATATCTCCTAAAAACAAGGCATtcgaaattaaatatttaaccCACTTTTTTAATGGGTTAACATGCATGATATAATATTGCATAATATATTTAGTTACCTGCCCATTGAAAaggcaaaatttaaaaatccgTTCTTGTCCGTTGTGCCAATATTCTTGGGTTGCTACAAATCTCCTATTAGCACATAATAGTATCATTAGAGGTTAAGACCGAGACTTTTAAGCAACAAACCAAGTAACTAAGTATATCAAAAAAAACTAACGAATTAATGAACATTATAAACTGTTACCAAAAGTTTCATCCCTCACTAACGACGAAGTTTTAACAGTAACAAATATGAGTAAAAAGCACCGCCACTCTTTAATTAGTTACTTCTGAAATCCAAACAAACATAAAGCTATCAACAGGATTAAATATCACAAGTAATGCAACTTATTACCTATCCTTTCTATAATAGTACTCGATTCCTCAAACTAAAGTCCAAGAAACCACTTTACAAAATTACTATACAACATATTTTAGAGATTATGGAAAGTTATGAAATGTG comes from the Arachis duranensis cultivar V14167 chromosome 7, aradu.V14167.gnm2.J7QH, whole genome shotgun sequence genome and includes:
- the LOC107459963 gene encoding 3-ketoacyl-CoA synthase 19 → MEILFLSLLITFLCYALFCLYNLIHEIRGQSCYLLAYECFKPPEDTKLDRDTCVRIIRRNKNLGLQEYKFLLKAMAKSGIGEHTYAPRSVIEGREECATIEDSLKEVDEIMFETLDRIFKRTRLSPVQIDILVVNITVFSSISSFAARIINRYKLREDIKVFNLSGTGCSGSIVAIDLVHRLLKTVHKNCLAVVVSTECLSQSWYCGKVTSMMLSNCLFRSGGGCLLLTNNPSLKPNAILRLKHVERTHLGASDEAYGSAMMVEDEQGHQGIYLKKSVPKAASEALKVNLKIMVPKILPLWEIVCYFTMSIYHSTMKRGNNNKGLNFKSGIEHFCVHPGGRAVIDEISKGLGLNDYDIEPSRMTIHRWGNTSSSGVWYVLSYMEAKKRLKKGDRVLMIGLGSGFKCCSCVWEVMRDLEGNVGNNVWMDCIDNYPPNKLGTIFVNDDQILASIKSG